The genomic DNA TTACTAATGCTACCCGTCTAGAAACCACGGATTTAGCCTTAACTGCAACCATTGTTGACTTTGATGGTAACGGTAAGAGTGACATTTTCTGGCGTAATAATACCACCGGTGAAAACAGCGCTTGGTTTATGGATGGTAGCAACGCTACCACATATGATTTACAATCTCAAGATGCTTCTTGGGTTGCTACCCTGGGTGATTTTAACGGCGATTTCAGAACCGATTTATTATGGCGTAACACCTCCACCGGTGAAAACAAAATCTGGACAATGAGTGGCGTATTTGTTACCGAAGGTGTAGTAAATACACTAGGCTTAGATTGGACAGCTAACATTGGTGATTTTAACTCTGACGGTAAAACCGATATCTTCTGGCACAATGCGACAACTGGTGAAAATACAGCTTGGTTAATGGATGGTACAAGCATCAGTTCTGAAGCCTTCCTACCCAGCAATAGTCCTGGTTATACAGCATCTCTTGGTGATTATAACGGTGATGGAAAGACCGATGTTTACTGGAGAGATCAACAAACAGGTGCAGATAAAATCTGGAATATGGATGGAACTTTAGCAACTGAAAATCTCATAGCTGAAGAAGATAAACTCACTCCAGAATGGTACACAGCTTAAATTGGTAATGGGTAATTGGTATATCCATTAGCTGAAATATTGAATCTTACCCGGAATAAATAAACATAAACAGCGATCGCACTTTTGATTTAATGTCAAAGTAAGGCGATCGTTTTTTTACGGGGTAAGCTAATAGGGTAATAGTACAGTTTAAATTATTTAGGGCTTACTGACACTATCATTAAGCCCTAAAATTTTATGCGGGTTTAGCGATGCGGTGTTAAATTTAAACAAACAATCCGCCTAACTCTGAAAACTCCTAGAACTTCTCGATCTCCTTTTTTATGTATCAAGCGCAACCACCCCTAGAATTCATTCCCCCAGCTTTTAACCCGTTGTTGTTAAAATTTGTGCATCTACTATTACCAGCCTGGTTACAATGGAAAACTTCTATTAACACAATTGAAGCGGAAAATGTAGAAATATTAGCAAATCTTTATCATCAATTTCAAGATCGTAAAATTCGCTTTATGCTGGCTTTTCGTCATCCCAAAATAGATGATCCATTTTGTTTAACTTATTTATTTTCTCAACTTTTACCTAAACTAGCTCAACAGCAAAATATAAATTTAGAATATCCCATTCATACCCATTTTATCTATGATCGGGGTATTCCTTTATGGGCAGGTAAACATATTGGTTGGTTAGCAGCAAATTTAGGTGCAACTCCTATTCAAAGGGGTAAAGCTGACTGGACTGGTTTACGTTCTGCACGGGATTTATATATTAATGGTAAATTTCCTATGGCTGCTGCGCCAGAAGGTGCTACAAATGGTTTATCAGAAATTATTAGTCCTCTAGAACCTGGCATTGCCCAAATGGGTTTTTGGTGTGCGGAAGATTTACAAAAAGCTGGGAGAAAAGAGCAGGTTTTTATTCTCCCCATCGGTATTAAATATAGTTATATAAATGAACCTTGGGCGGAAATTTCTAATTTATTAACTGAGTTAGAAACTGCTAGTGGGTTAAATATTGCATCAACAAATAATCCAAATTCTTTTGAAGTATTATATTCACGGTTATTGAGTTTAGCTGAAAATTTGTTATCTATAATGGAGCAGTTTTATACAAAATTCTATCACCAGACTTTACCAGATAAAAAAATTACCAATGGTGAAATAAGTGATAGAAATGAAGCCTTAGCCTATCGCTTACAATCTGTAATGAATATTGCCTTATTCATTGCTGAACAATATTTTGATTTATCATCTAGAGGTAATTGGAATGATAGATGTAGAAGAGTAGAACAAGCGGGATGGAATTATATTTTTAGGGAAGATTTCAAGGAAATTAAATCAATTTCAATGATTGAAAAACATCTAGGAGATAGAATTGCGGAGGAAGCTTATTTTCGGATGTGGCATATGAGATTAGTAGAGAGTTTTGTGGCTGTTTCTGGTACGTATATCCAGGCAAGACCCACCGTAGAAAGATTCGCAGAAATGACTTTATTGTTATGGGATATGGTGAATAAAATTAAGGGTTCTTATCCGGCAAAACGTCCCGAATTAGGTAAACAAAAAGCGAAAATTACTGTGGGTGAACCTATTTCTGTTTCTGAACGTTATCCTAGTTATAAAACTAATCGGGTAGCTGCTAGAAAAGCGGTAACAGACTTAACCAGTGACTTGCAGCAGGTGTTAGAAAAGTTAGTTGTTTAGTCAAGATTTTTAACTCTATCACCTGTTAGCTATTCATAAATCTTTCAGATACAAGAAGAATAGTGATATAGTTACCAGCATCGGTTCTAATGGGGAGCAGCCATTGGACGTGAGGGGGAAAGTCTGGTGCAAATCCGGCGCTGTCCCGCAACTGTAAGCCACAATATGGTAAGTCAGGATGCCCGCCGAAAAAAGGACGTTTATATACATATATCTGCGAGGTACAGATTTTGTCTAGAAAAAAACAGGGGTTAGTTAGTCTAATCCTCATGGCTGTTGTTAGTTTTTACTTAGTAGTTGGTTTCCCCAAACCCGCCTATGCTATGCACATTATGGAAGGTTTTTTACCGATAGAATGGGCAATTTTTTGGTGGGTTGTAGCGTTACCATTTTTTGTTTTAGGATTGCTACGTCTGAATCGTATTACCAAAGCTAACCCAGAGTTGAAACTGTTGTTGGGATTAGCCGGTGCTTTTGCTTTTGTGCTGTCAGCGTTAAAAATTCCTTCCGTGACTGGTAGTTGTTCTCATCCCACCGGCACAGGTTTAGGTGCGGTACTGTTTGGACCGCTGACAATGACAGTTTTAGGTAGCTTGGTATTGTTATTTCAGGCTTTATTATTGGCACATGGTGGTTTGACGACTTTGGGAGCAAATGCTTTTTCAATGGCGATCGCCGGACCCTTTGCAGCTTATTGGATTTATAATCTCATCATGGGTGCAAGTGGTAAACAAAAAACTGCCATATTCTTAGCCGCAGCTTTAGCAAATTTACTCACCTACGTTATCACTTCTATCCAACTCGCCTTGGCTTTTCCTGCACCGGTGGGTGGATTTATCGCTTCATTTACAAAATTCGCGGCAATTTTTGCTGTTACTCAAATACCCTTAGCAATCAGTGAAGGATTATTAACTGTATTAGTATGGAACTGGCTACAATCTTATAATCCTCAAGAATTGGAACTGTTGCAATTAATCAAGGGAAGAAATCACAGCAATGAATCAATCTAGTAAAAGCTTGAATAACTGGTTTTTAATCTTAGCAGTGTTAGGTTTAGCAATCGCACCTTTAATATTTGTCCGTGGTGCAGAATTTGGTGGTGCAGACGGCGAAGCAGAAACAGTTATTAATGAAATACAACCTGAATATAAACCCTGGTTTACATCAATTATGACACCAGCTAGTAAAGAAGTAGAAAGTCTATTATTTGCTTCTCAAGCTGCTGTCGGTGCGGGAGTAGTTGGTTACGCAATTGGTTTATATAAAGGACGTTCCCAACAACCTAAAGAATGAGTTTAAAATTAGATACTTTAGCTTATACAAATCAACTGCGAGGATTACCGCCGGAACATAAAATAATTTTTGCCTTGACAACCTTGACTATTTCCCTATTTACCCATCCCTTAGTGCAAATTTGTACAGCACTTTGGATAGGAATTTGGATCTTAATTTACGCCAGAATTCCGGCTGGTATTTATTTGCGGTTATTACTATTCACCCTAATTTTCTGTTTAACAAGTTTACCAGCACTGATGATAAATGGAGTATCAATTGCTAATTTGCAAACTGCACAATTAGACTCATTGTATGGGTTTAATTTTGGCAACTTCTATATTTACATCAGTTATAGTGGCAGCATTCAAGCATGGGAAATTTTAACTAGAGCCTTAGCTTCTGTTTCCTGCTTATATTTTCTCATGTTTACCGTTCCTTTCACAGAGATATTACAAACCCTGCGAGATTGGAAATTTCCAGTGCTGTTAACCGATTTATTATTACTAATGTATCGGTTTATCTTCATTTTGCTAAAAACAGCAGATGAATTATGGACAGCACAAAATTCTCGTGGTGGCTACCGTAATTGGCATACTAGCATGAAAAGTTTAGCCTTATTAATTGGAAAATTATTACAGCGAACTCTACAACAATATAGTCAATTTTCTTTAGGATTAAAAGCGCGAGGTTTTGCCGGTGAACTTCGAGTTTGGCATCCCCGCCGTTATCGTCCATCTCCACGTTATATAATTGAAGCAACTTGTGGCTGTGTATTATTAATAGGATTAGAAATTTGCCAAAATGCAGGAATATTTACTCGAATTTGAGCAAGTATATTACACCTATCCAGGTTCACAACAATCTACTTTAAATGGTTTAAGTATCAAGATTCCTGCCGGGAAAAAATGTGCATTAATTGGTCAAAATGGTTGTGGTAAAACCACACTTTTTTTATTAGCAAATGGTTTATATAAACCTAATTCTGGCATTGTTAGTTGGTGTGGTAAACCATTAATTTATAATCGTCAAGACCTCAGTAAAATCCGTCAAAAAGTCGGTTTAGTATTTCAAGATCCAGAACAACAAATAGTAGCTTCTACCGTTGAAGAAGATATTTCCTATGGTTTATGTAATTTAGGTTTACCAACAGCAGAAATTAAATACCGAGTAGAACAAGTATTAATTGAATTTGGACTTACCAAGTTAGCAGACAAACCTGTACATCATCTTAGTTTAGGACAGAAAAAGCGAGTTTCTATAGCTGATGTTATGGTACTAAAACCGCAGCTTTTAATATTAGATGAACCAACCGCATATTTAGATGTAAAACACACTAGAAACTTGATGAAAACACTCAAACAAATTCATCAAGACGGCAATACTTTATTAATGGCTACCCATGATTTAGATTTAGTCTATCGTTGGGCAGATTGGGTTTTTGTCATGGATAAAGGACAATTGATGCTAGAGGGAACACCAGAAGATGTATTTTGCCAGCAGACACTTTTAGAAGAGTTAGAATTAGGTGTACCATTAATATATGAAATGTTATTTGATGGACTATCTCCTGAAGAGGAGATAATTATAGAGAGAGTCAGGCAACGGATATTAAAAGATAGCTAAAATCAATATCTAGTGATTACAAATCTTAAAACTTATGGAATTATCACAGTACAAGTAAATATGACTGTATATCATATACACATAAATATGTACTTAGCAATCTGGCGTAAATTCCGGCAAAACAATGGATATTTTATCAAATACCGTAGCATTATCAAGGATTCAATTTGCATTTACAGCAATTTTTCACATGATTTGGCCTGTTCTGACTACAGGAATGTCAATTTACTTAATAGTTGTCGAAGGACTGTGGTTAAAAACCAAAAATCCCACCTATTATCATCATGCCCGGTTTTGGTCAAAACTATATTTACTCAACTTTGGGATTGGGGTTGCATCAGGTTTACCAATGGGTTTTCAATTTGGTACAAACTGGGCCCCATTATCAGAATCTGTAGGGGATTTTTTAGGTAGTATTCTTGGTTTTGAAGGTTCTATGGCATTTATGCTAGAGGCTTCTTTTTTAGGAATTATGATGTTTGGTTGGGAGCGAGTTAACCCAGTCATTCACTACTTAGCAACTATTTGTGTAGCTTTTGGTGCGAACCTTTCCACATTTTGGATTTTAGTGGCCAATTCCTGGTTTCAGACTCCTAGCGGTGGAGAAATGGTAGATGGTAAATTCGTTGTTAGTGACTATTTCCAGGCAATTTTAAATCCCTTCATGGTGAATAGTTTCCTACATATGTTCTTGGCAACATTGGAAACTTCATTGTTTGTAATTGGTGCTATTAGTGCCTGGTATATTCTTAACAATCGCCATCAAGAGTTTTTTAGTAAATCATTGAAAATAATTTTAGCAATCGCCATTTTTATTGCCCCTGCACAAGTATTAATTGGTCATGCGAGTGGCGACCAAGTTTATAAATATCAACCCACAAAATTAGCAGCAATAGAAGCGCAATGGGAAACAGTCCCCGCAGGAGAATCAGCCAAATGGAATATCATCGCTATTCCCAATGAAAAAGCCGAAAAAAATGATTTAGAAATCGCTATTCCCCAGGGTTTAGGATACATTTTAGAATTCAAATCTAAGCTATCTGAACCAGTTTTAGGACTCAAAGAATGGCAACCAGAAAACCGCCCTCCAATGGTAGGTTTAATATTCTATTCTTTCCGCATTATGGCAGGGATTGGGTTTTTCCTAGTTGGTTTAATGCTTTGGACTACATTGCAATGGTTGAGAGGTAAACTCAAAGCTGAAAATATTCATCAACAAAAATGGTTATTAAGAACTTGGGTTTTGTCAGCACCTTTAGGTTATTTAGCCATAGAATCAGGTTGGATTGTTCGCTGTGTAGGTAGACAACCTTGGACAGTTTACGGACAAATTCGCACCACAGATGCAGCTTCCCATTTACCACCAGGTGAAGTGTTATTTTCCCTCACAGTCATCACCGTACTTTACAGTGTTTTGTTTGTCTCTGCCATGTATTTTGGTAGCAAAATTATTCGCAAAGGGCCAGATTTAAATTTACCAATTCCAGGCAGTGATATCAGCACAGTAATTGCTACTGAATCTGTCAGTCATATTCCCGATAGTCGTCCGTTAGAAACATAAAAATAGGAAGAATAGGAAAAACTTACATGGATGCTTTATTACACTTTTTACCACAAGTTTGGTTTGTAATTCTCGGTTTATTTCTCTTTCTGTATGTCCTTTTAGATGGGTTTGATTTAGGGGTTGGTATCCTTTCCCTAACATCCTCCGATGAACAACGCCGCAGCTTATTAATGACCAGTTTAGGTAACGTTTGGGATGCTAATGAAACTTGGTTAGTATTAATGGCAGGAGCATTATTTGGTGCTTTTCCCCTTGCCTATGGCACAATTTTAAACGCCCTTTATTTACCATTAATGGTGATGGTTGTAGGGTTAATTCTCAGGGCTGTAGCCTTTGAATTTCGGGAACATTCTGATAACAAAAAGTTCTGGAATTTCGCCTTTGGAATTGGTAGTTTTATCGCTTCTTTATTTCAAGGATTTGCTTTAGGTGGTGTATTAGCAGGAATTAAAGTTGATCCAGCCGGACATTTTATTGGTGGGATGTGGGACTGGTTAAGTTGGCAATCATTATTAACAGCATTAACGCTGGTACAAGGTTATGTATTGATTGGTTCAACCTACCTAATTTTGAAAACCGGAGGTAAATTACAAGAAACTCATTTTAAAACTGCTAAATTAGCAGCTTGGACTACTTTAATTGGTGCGATTCTAATTACAATTACTACACCAATTGTTTATGAAAATGCCAGAGCTAGATTATTTCATCAACCAGAGGTTTATATTTTTGCACTAATTCCCATTTTGGGTATGTTGTTGATTTGGTTGTTGTTACAAAGCCTGAATCGTAAACAGGAAGTGGCTGCATTTGTTTATACAGCCTTGGTATTTCTACTCACGTTTCTTGGCTTAGGATTTATTGCCTTCCCTTACATTATTCCCCCCACCATCACCATTTATCAAGCGGCATCTTCCCCTAGTGCAATGGTATTCATGATTACCTTTATTGGGGTTTTAATTCCGATTATGTTGTTTTACAACATCTACAATTACTTTGTGTTTAGGGGTAAGGTGATAACAATGGAAGAGGGAGAATAAATAACGAATTAGCAATAGAGAGTCGCACAAAACCCACTATTTCATCACAGACCTTAATTCTTTCAGAGCCTGACCAATTTCTACAAACTCAGAGTTTTGTGACAGCTTTTTCAAAGTTTCTGAATCGCTTTCCATCACAATTTCATTGTAGAGATTAATAGCTTCATTCAACTTGTTAGGATTAACAGTGACAACTGTATTTTTTTCAGCGATAGTTGCATCTGGTTTGATCGCTTTTGTGCTGGCTACTAGCTGTCCTTTTTTTAACTCCAGTAAAGAAGAATTTGTTGTTGTAGCAGGTGTAGTTTTGAAGATTTGTTTGATGGCGCGGATTAAATTTTTGGCTGTGTGTTGAGAAAGTCCGCCGAGTTTTAATGAATGAAGAAGTCTCTCAGTAGCAGACGGTGAGAGGAGATTGTTATTGATAGGTAAAGCGGTTTTAAGCCTATCTCTAGCTTCTGGTGAAAGTCGGATTTCAATGCCATCAGATTTTTTTTCCACAGTGAAATCATCTGATTGAGATCCACTACCAGATCCGGCTTGACCTTTACTTGGTGAAGAATTGGAGTTTCCACCATTGTTTGCACCACCACTACCAGATCCAGCTTGACCTTTACTGGGTGATGGATGATAGTTTGTAGGTGGAGTTCCACCACCACTACCAGATCCCGCTTGTCCTTTACTCGGTGAATTTGCCTCAGCTTGATTTGTTAATTGCCAACTAATTGCAATTAAAGGTGAAAAAGCGAGAGCAATAATCAAAGTTCTGATTTTTAACATGATGATTCTCTAGATAGTAAATTTGGAAGTGCTTATTTTTTTCAGTTAGCTGAAAAAGTTGTCAAAAATGTTTGAGTTTTGATGCTATTCCAGGTTGATGGGTTGAATAGTTGCAAAACTATTTATGAATGAAGAGGCAGGAGGGAAGAGGTTTTTAGGCAATTTTACATTTTGTAACATACCTCGTTTTTTTCGCACCAACTTACTTAGCAATTACCAATTGCCAATTACCAGCCTAAACAGAGATGATAAGTGTATCTCTGACGAGATGCTACGCGAACAACCGGACATGATATTGGTTCTATCTCGGCAAGAAATTGAAACCATAACCCACAGTAAGAACAAATACTGTACCCCCTGGACTGTTATCTGTGAGATCAGCACCTTGAGCAGTGATTGTAAAAGGAATGGTAGGTATAGGAACAACGGAGACACCAGCATTTAAACCCACACCACTCCAACCTACACCCATACCTATCTGCGGATGAACTTGCACACCTACCCCACCAAATATACCTGTACTAGCATCCCCTTGTCGGAAGTCGCCACCACCTGCTCCTAGCGAAAAGGACATAGCCATTGGATTAACGGGATTTTCAGGCTGTAAAAAAGAGTATGAAGTGATGACACCATAAGCACCAGAAGGTCTAATACCTTCATTGCCATACTGAGCAAAGGTATTCCAGCCACCAGCTACAGCAATTTGATGGTTGGGTTTAACATAGACAACCCGATGAGCTTTGAGGTCAAAAGTACCGTTATAACCGAAGTTTTTGATACTACCGTTATTGAAAGCCAATTCTATCCCCACCAGTTCGTAGCTATTTCCTATCCCAAAACCCGCGCTCATACTTCCGTCTGGATTGCCGTCCCTGGCTTTACCTGCTGTAGCGGCTGATGCTCCTATAAATAAGTCACCCCAGGCCGCACCAAAAGCACTGGGAGTACCAAAACTCAGTCCCGGTTGATAGGTACGTTTAGGTTGAGGAGTTGTTTTGACAAGGGGTTCAATTAATAAATTTTGACGTAATTCCTCAACATCTTTTAAGTTATCACTAGAATTATTAGATG from Okeanomitos corallinicola TIOX110 includes the following:
- a CDS encoding 1-acyl-sn-glycerol-3-phosphate acyltransferase — translated: MSFFMYQAQPPLEFIPPAFNPLLLKFVHLLLPAWLQWKTSINTIEAENVEILANLYHQFQDRKIRFMLAFRHPKIDDPFCLTYLFSQLLPKLAQQQNINLEYPIHTHFIYDRGIPLWAGKHIGWLAANLGATPIQRGKADWTGLRSARDLYINGKFPMAAAPEGATNGLSEIISPLEPGIAQMGFWCAEDLQKAGRKEQVFILPIGIKYSYINEPWAEISNLLTELETASGLNIASTNNPNSFEVLYSRLLSLAENLLSIMEQFYTKFYHQTLPDKKITNGEISDRNEALAYRLQSVMNIALFIAEQYFDLSSRGNWNDRCRRVEQAGWNYIFREDFKEIKSISMIEKHLGDRIAEEAYFRMWHMRLVESFVAVSGTYIQARPTVERFAEMTLLLWDMVNKIKGSYPAKRPELGKQKAKITVGEPISVSERYPSYKTNRVAARKAVTDLTSDLQQVLEKLVV
- a CDS encoding energy-coupling factor ABC transporter substrate-binding protein, with the protein product MNQSSKSLNNWFLILAVLGLAIAPLIFVRGAEFGGADGEAETVINEIQPEYKPWFTSIMTPASKEVESLLFASQAAVGAGVVGYAIGLYKGRSQQPKE
- a CDS encoding energy-coupling factor ABC transporter permease; the protein is MAVVSFYLVVGFPKPAYAMHIMEGFLPIEWAIFWWVVALPFFVLGLLRLNRITKANPELKLLLGLAGAFAFVLSALKIPSVTGSCSHPTGTGLGAVLFGPLTMTVLGSLVLLFQALLLAHGGLTTLGANAFSMAIAGPFAAYWIYNLIMGASGKQKTAIFLAAALANLLTYVITSIQLALAFPAPVGGFIASFTKFAAIFAVTQIPLAISEGLLTVLVWNWLQSYNPQELELLQLIKGRNHSNESI
- the cbiQ gene encoding cobalt ECF transporter T component CbiQ; amino-acid sequence: MSLKLDTLAYTNQLRGLPPEHKIIFALTTLTISLFTHPLVQICTALWIGIWILIYARIPAGIYLRLLLFTLIFCLTSLPALMINGVSIANLQTAQLDSLYGFNFGNFYIYISYSGSIQAWEILTRALASVSCLYFLMFTVPFTEILQTLRDWKFPVLLTDLLLLMYRFIFILLKTADELWTAQNSRGGYRNWHTSMKSLALLIGKLLQRTLQQYSQFSLGLKARGFAGELRVWHPRRYRPSPRYIIEATCGCVLLIGLEICQNAGIFTRI
- the cydB gene encoding cytochrome d ubiquinol oxidase subunit II, with translation MDALLHFLPQVWFVILGLFLFLYVLLDGFDLGVGILSLTSSDEQRRSLLMTSLGNVWDANETWLVLMAGALFGAFPLAYGTILNALYLPLMVMVVGLILRAVAFEFREHSDNKKFWNFAFGIGSFIASLFQGFALGGVLAGIKVDPAGHFIGGMWDWLSWQSLLTALTLVQGYVLIGSTYLILKTGGKLQETHFKTAKLAAWTTLIGAILITITTPIVYENARARLFHQPEVYIFALIPILGMLLIWLLLQSLNRKQEVAAFVYTALVFLLTFLGLGFIAFPYIIPPTITIYQAASSPSAMVFMITFIGVLIPIMLFYNIYNYFVFRGKVITMEEGE
- a CDS encoding ABC transporter ATP-binding protein yields the protein MQEYLLEFEQVYYTYPGSQQSTLNGLSIKIPAGKKCALIGQNGCGKTTLFLLANGLYKPNSGIVSWCGKPLIYNRQDLSKIRQKVGLVFQDPEQQIVASTVEEDISYGLCNLGLPTAEIKYRVEQVLIEFGLTKLADKPVHHLSLGQKKRVSIADVMVLKPQLLILDEPTAYLDVKHTRNLMKTLKQIHQDGNTLLMATHDLDLVYRWADWVFVMDKGQLMLEGTPEDVFCQQTLLEELELGVPLIYEMLFDGLSPEEEIIIERVRQRILKDS
- a CDS encoding cytochrome ubiquinol oxidase subunit I, with amino-acid sequence MDILSNTVALSRIQFAFTAIFHMIWPVLTTGMSIYLIVVEGLWLKTKNPTYYHHARFWSKLYLLNFGIGVASGLPMGFQFGTNWAPLSESVGDFLGSILGFEGSMAFMLEASFLGIMMFGWERVNPVIHYLATICVAFGANLSTFWILVANSWFQTPSGGEMVDGKFVVSDYFQAILNPFMVNSFLHMFLATLETSLFVIGAISAWYILNNRHQEFFSKSLKIILAIAIFIAPAQVLIGHASGDQVYKYQPTKLAAIEAQWETVPAGESAKWNIIAIPNEKAEKNDLEIAIPQGLGYILEFKSKLSEPVLGLKEWQPENRPPMVGLIFYSFRIMAGIGFFLVGLMLWTTLQWLRGKLKAENIHQQKWLLRTWVLSAPLGYLAIESGWIVRCVGRQPWTVYGQIRTTDAASHLPPGEVLFSLTVITVLYSVLFVSAMYFGSKIIRKGPDLNLPIPGSDISTVIATESVSHIPDSRPLET